Proteins encoded by one window of Xenopus tropicalis strain Nigerian chromosome 6, UCB_Xtro_10.0, whole genome shotgun sequence:
- the dtnbp1 gene encoding dysbindin: MSSSRSNGSSQRNSSELDAEHTQRVLDMEHAQQMKLKERQKFFEDAFQQDMEQYLSTGYLQISERREPIGSMSSMEVNVDMLEQMDLMDMSDQEALDVFLNSGAEENSVLSPVIGPEFDCHSEITLQVPSQAELRHKLSSLSSTCTDSASQENSEDGGESPVVQSDEEDVQADSVLTGLDTVANTTSDISDESDAHTA, translated from the exons CTGAGCTGGATGCAGAGCATACCCAGAGGGTGCTGGATATGGAGCATGCCCAGCAGATGAAGCTCAAAGAGCGACAGAAGTTCTTTGAAGACGCTTTCCAACAAGATATGGAGCAGTATCTTTCTACTGGCTATCTGCAGATATCAGAAAGAAGAG AGCCAATTGGAAGTATGTCATCAATGGAAGTCAATGTGGACATGCTGGAGCAGATGGACCTGATGGACATGTCAGACCAAGAAGCTCTTGATGTTTTCTTGAATTCCGGAGCAGAAGAGAACAGTGTTCTTTCTCCTGTTATCG GGCCCGAGTTTGATTGCCACAGTGAGATAACCCTGCAGGTTCCCAGCCAGGCTGAACTGAGGCACAAACTTTCTTCCCTCTCTTCTACATGCACTGACTCTGCCAGCCAAGAGAACAGCGAGGACGGGGGAGAATCCCCAGTTGTCCAATCAGATGAGGAAGATGTTCAGGCGGACTCTGTTCTTACCGGCCTAGACACAGTTGCCAATACAACTTCTGATATCAGTGATGAAAGTGATGCTCACACAGCATGA